A region from the Achromobacter seleniivolatilans genome encodes:
- a CDS encoding sensor domain-containing diguanylate cyclase: MSDASPLFDDNAVYRTLLESTKAIPWKLDWATMKFAYIGPQIEALLGWSAESWVSVEDWAMRMHPEDREYVVNFCVTQSQAGVDHEADYRALTKDNGYVWIRDVVHVVRNDKGEPEALIGFMFDITERKKTEEKLLNLQKELEALSFKDGLTNIANRRRFDSSFELEWERAHNERQPLSILLFDVDFFKQYNDLYGHTQGDKCLVDIAQTLSLALDGPRDLVARYGGEEFVALLPGADSEMAQKVAERCQRLLHKKSVLHALSPHGRRVTVSIGAGTVTPDGRADRAGFIKAADQQLYLAKNNGRNRTEHVQL; this comes from the coding sequence ATGTCCGACGCAAGCCCGCTTTTTGATGACAACGCCGTATACAGAACCTTGCTGGAATCAACCAAGGCGATTCCTTGGAAACTCGATTGGGCCACGATGAAATTCGCCTACATCGGCCCCCAGATTGAGGCGTTGCTGGGCTGGAGCGCTGAGAGCTGGGTAAGCGTGGAAGACTGGGCCATGCGCATGCATCCCGAGGATCGCGAATATGTGGTGAATTTCTGCGTCACGCAATCGCAGGCTGGCGTCGACCATGAGGCAGACTACCGGGCACTGACCAAGGACAACGGCTATGTGTGGATTCGCGACGTGGTGCACGTCGTGCGCAATGACAAAGGCGAACCCGAAGCGCTGATCGGTTTCATGTTCGACATCACCGAACGCAAGAAGACCGAAGAAAAGCTGCTGAACCTGCAAAAAGAGTTGGAAGCCCTGTCCTTCAAGGATGGCTTGACCAATATTGCCAACCGCCGCCGCTTTGATAGCAGTTTCGAACTGGAGTGGGAGCGTGCGCACAATGAACGCCAACCCCTGTCCATATTGTTGTTCGACGTCGATTTTTTCAAGCAATACAACGATTTGTATGGTCACACGCAAGGTGACAAATGCTTGGTGGATATCGCCCAGACGCTGAGTCTGGCACTGGATGGCCCTCGCGATCTTGTGGCGCGCTACGGCGGCGAAGAGTTTGTTGCGCTGCTGCCTGGAGCCGATTCAGAGATGGCCCAAAAAGTTGCTGAACGCTGCCAGCGATTACTCCACAAAAAGTCTGTTTTGCATGCACTGTCACCCCATGGCAGGCGCGTCACTGTCAGCATAGGAGCGGGCACGGTGACGCCTGATGGACGGGCGGACCGTGCTGGCTTCATCAAGGCCGCGGATCAGCAGCTGTATCTGGCCAAGAACAACGGGCGCAACCGCACGGAGCATGTGCAGTTGTAG